From the Candidatus Zixiibacteriota bacterium genome, one window contains:
- a CDS encoding FtsX-like permease family protein, with translation MKVLKLIWKNAGRHKLRSVLTVLGLALAVMAFGLIRTFIDAWYAGARAAAPDRLVTRHAVSIIFTLPIAYREQILQVPGVKDITYGTWFGGIYVDPKNFFPQFAVEPESFFRVYPEYVVPPDQMQEFLQDRRGVIVGQSLVDRFGWKVGDPISLIGTIYPGDWQFVIRGVYYGENPDIDETAFIFHFTYLDERMRQETPGRAGQIGWYILRIDDPSRSAEIGARVDSRYDNSWAETKTETEKEFAMTFIQMSEAIIIGLRIVSYLIIGVIFLVLANTMAMTARERVSENAFMRTLGFRGYHLTGLILGESIVIALMGGLVGSVLLYLVGTGAGIALSQFFPGFAVTLPTYLGSVLAALVIGIAASIFPVTRALRVNIVDGLRVVD, from the coding sequence ATGAAAGTTCTCAAGCTGATCTGGAAAAATGCCGGACGCCACAAGCTCCGGTCTGTGTTGACCGTGCTTGGTCTCGCCCTGGCAGTGATGGCGTTCGGGCTGATACGGACGTTTATCGACGCCTGGTACGCCGGAGCCCGGGCCGCCGCTCCGGATCGATTGGTCACTCGTCACGCAGTTTCGATTATCTTCACTCTCCCTATCGCCTATCGTGAGCAGATTTTACAGGTGCCCGGCGTGAAGGACATCACCTACGGTACCTGGTTCGGCGGCATCTATGTCGATCCGAAGAACTTCTTCCCTCAGTTCGCGGTTGAGCCGGAGTCGTTCTTCCGCGTGTACCCGGAATATGTCGTGCCGCCCGACCAGATGCAGGAATTCCTGCAGGATCGCCGCGGCGTGATTGTCGGGCAGAGCCTGGTAGATCGTTTCGGCTGGAAGGTCGGCGATCCCATATCCCTGATCGGAACCATATACCCCGGCGACTGGCAGTTTGTAATCAGGGGTGTTTACTATGGTGAGAATCCTGATATCGACGAGACCGCTTTCATATTCCACTTTACCTACCTCGACGAGCGCATGAGGCAGGAGACACCTGGCCGAGCGGGCCAGATAGGCTGGTACATTCTCAGGATCGATGATCCCTCGCGCTCCGCCGAAATCGGCGCCAGGGTCGATTCCCGCTATGACAATTCCTGGGCCGAAACCAAGACTGAAACGGAAAAAGAATTCGCCATGACGTTTATCCAGATGAGCGAGGCGATTATCATCGGGCTGCGGATTGTCTCCTACCTGATAATTGGCGTGATCTTCCTCGTGCTGGCCAACACGATGGCCATGACCGCCCGCGAGCGGGTTTCGGAAAACGCCTTCATGCGTACGCTCGGGTTCCGTGGCTACCATTTGACCGGCCTTATCCTGGGTGAGTCGATTGTCATAGCCCTGATGGGCGGTTTGGTTGGTTCAGTGCTGCTATATCTGGTGGGTACCGGCGCCGGCATCGCCCTTAGCCAGTTCTTCCCCGGCTTCGCGGTTACTCTGCCGACCTATCTCGGCTCCGTGCTGGCAGCGCTTGTAATCGGCATTGCCGCCTCGATATTCCCGGTTACTCGCGCCCTGCGAGTGAATATCGTCGACGGCCTGCGTGTGGTGGATTGA
- a CDS encoding PLP-dependent aminotransferase family protein: protein MADIRFSTMSTRLRRSEIRELLKLTRLPGAISFAGGLPDPSIFPLAAVEDAASRVLRERGNLALQYSPTEGEPFLKKQLAAFMARQGDPAAPQDMLVVASSQQGLDLLAKVFIDQGDPIIIERPSYVGTIQAFRAFGAEFHGVEMDDEGVIPEELESTVERLIAQGRRPKFIYLIPDFQNPSGRNLSLERRHRVLQIAAKYDLPLIEDSPYRELRYRGELLPSVDCCRERMVPPALRSIESGTASAPVMFTKNNLTKLIVLVHY, encoded by the coding sequence ATGGCTGATATTAGATTCTCGACCATGAGTACCCGCCTTAGGCGGAGCGAAATCCGCGAACTTCTGAAGCTCACCCGTCTTCCCGGAGCCATCTCTTTTGCCGGTGGTCTGCCCGACCCTTCGATCTTCCCTTTGGCGGCTGTGGAAGATGCTGCTTCGAGGGTGTTGCGAGAGCGGGGCAATCTCGCGCTACAATACAGTCCCACCGAGGGGGAGCCGTTTCTCAAAAAGCAGCTGGCCGCTTTCATGGCCCGGCAAGGCGATCCTGCCGCGCCGCAAGATATGCTTGTCGTGGCTTCGTCCCAGCAGGGTCTGGATTTGCTGGCGAAGGTATTCATTGACCAGGGCGATCCCATAATCATCGAGCGGCCCAGCTACGTGGGCACGATTCAGGCCTTCCGCGCGTTCGGGGCAGAGTTCCACGGAGTCGAGATGGACGATGAGGGTGTCATTCCGGAAGAGTTGGAAAGCACGGTCGAGCGACTAATCGCACAGGGCCGCCGCCCGAAATTCATTTACCTGATCCCTGACTTCCAGAATCCCTCCGGAAGAAACCTGTCATTGGAGCGTCGCCACCGCGTACTGCAGATCGCCGCGAAGTACGATCTGCCGCTGATCGAAGACAGTCCGTACCGCGAACTGCGCTACCGCGGAGAGCTGCTGCCGTCGGTCGATTGCTGTCGCGAACGGATGGTGCCTCCCGCCCTGCGATCTATCGAATCGGGTACTGCGTCAGCACCAGTCATGTTCACAAAAAATAACTTGACAAAATTGATCGTCTTAGTGCATTATTAG
- a CDS encoding thrombospondin type 3 repeat-containing protein: MRQPLALSILFVTLTVALFAPASASDPDDIYWASGFGLAGISYPYTGMTIYDNKLVIGCSARAIAGEAFTHGLAVWDGSEWSSFGSGLDVESDWVYAVVEFNGDLIVGGQFSSVAGMPANNIAAWNGSSWSTLGTGVVGGGVFALAVFDSKLIVGGDFTGVDGSPVKYIASWDGTSWSPLGTDADNIVTSLAVYNSTLVAGGRFTTIGGVSANQIASWDGVSWSPLGSGISGSQVNALRVYNSQLIVAGSISTAGGSPVNNIAAWNGSTWSALGSGVNALVWDLTEYNGRLIVVGIFTTAGGNTVSFVAAWNGATWSDLDGGVDNGVMSAGVYNGRLYVAGGFGVAGNPGGVRAAGVAAWDDVSWDIVGMGLSGRWDRINALTVYNGNLIAGGVIGSADGQNVNNIAQWDGSSWSPLGSGMDGGVGALALFNGNLIAAGWFTTAGGTPCTRIAAWNGSSWSPLGSGLNEEVKALTVYDGKLIAGGWFTIADGDSARFIAEWDGSTWHNLGAGMNWVVNALTVHNGLLIAGGDFTTAGGIPISRVAAWDGSSWSALGPGRGLAVYSLTTYDGKLIAGTVGIVSWDGSTWTTLTSGTDPASALVLDVYSGKLIAGGHYTDFAGHEYDGIAAWDGSTWTPLGSGISYYGATVYALATYAGRLCAGGNFGTAGDKVSVDIAMWTKSADADGDGIADGDDNCPSVSNLDQADADGDGRGDACDNCIWAANPGQEDADQDGVGDVCSFSESTPPGNDVNVQLGTDVSVTFDGVDEGGSTAMTMTPTATGPGGFQVVPSDAPITYNISTDAAYSGLIQVCIDYDDAGMSAEEEQALTMQHYTGSGWEDITVVGYPDVLNNVICGETSSLSPFVLAFPIGCCVARVGDANGSGEDEPTIGDVTTMIDAKFITGSCVGILNCMTEADINQSGGPGAVCDDVTIGDITVLIDYLFITGQTLGLPDCL; encoded by the coding sequence ATGCGCCAGCCGTTAGCTCTCTCGATTCTATTCGTCACACTTACAGTCGCTCTGTTCGCCCCGGCATCCGCCAGCGATCCCGATGACATCTACTGGGCGAGCGGGTTTGGCTTGGCCGGCATATCGTACCCCTACACGGGTATGACTATTTATGACAACAAGCTTGTCATCGGATGCTCGGCACGGGCTATCGCCGGGGAGGCGTTCACGCATGGTCTCGCTGTGTGGGATGGCAGCGAATGGTCGAGCTTCGGTTCCGGCCTGGACGTTGAGTCAGACTGGGTTTACGCAGTTGTGGAATTTAACGGCGACCTGATAGTGGGAGGCCAATTCTCCTCCGTAGCGGGTATGCCGGCCAATAACATCGCGGCCTGGAACGGGTCGTCCTGGTCGACTTTGGGAACGGGTGTGGTGGGTGGCGGGGTATTTGCGCTCGCGGTATTCGATTCGAAGTTAATTGTTGGAGGTGACTTCACTGGGGTGGATGGCTCACCTGTAAAGTACATCGCATCGTGGGATGGGACGTCATGGTCTCCCCTTGGAACCGACGCCGATAATATTGTCACGTCCCTTGCAGTTTATAATTCAACTTTGGTCGCAGGCGGACGGTTCACAACGATAGGCGGTGTCAGCGCAAACCAGATAGCGTCGTGGGACGGTGTGTCCTGGTCGCCCCTGGGGTCTGGAATTTCGGGCTCACAAGTGAATGCTTTGCGTGTTTACAACAGCCAGTTGATTGTTGCCGGTTCCATCTCCACGGCGGGCGGATCGCCTGTTAACAATATCGCAGCCTGGAATGGATCAACCTGGTCGGCGCTGGGCTCAGGGGTGAACGCGTTAGTCTGGGATCTGACAGAGTACAACGGTCGGCTGATAGTGGTTGGAATTTTCACGACCGCTGGTGGAAACACTGTCAGTTTTGTCGCGGCCTGGAATGGAGCAACGTGGTCGGACCTCGACGGTGGCGTGGACAACGGCGTTATGTCCGCCGGCGTCTACAATGGCCGCTTGTATGTGGCGGGTGGTTTCGGAGTGGCAGGTAACCCGGGCGGAGTACGTGCCGCAGGCGTCGCGGCATGGGATGACGTATCGTGGGACATTGTGGGTATGGGGCTTAGTGGGCGATGGGACCGTATTAATGCATTGACTGTTTACAATGGCAACCTGATTGCAGGCGGTGTGATTGGCAGCGCAGATGGCCAAAATGTGAACAACATCGCACAGTGGGATGGATCTTCATGGTCTCCTTTAGGTTCGGGGATGGACGGGGGCGTTGGCGCCCTGGCTCTTTTCAATGGGAATCTGATTGCCGCAGGCTGGTTTACCACCGCAGGGGGCACTCCCTGCACCCGCATTGCTGCCTGGAATGGGTCTTCATGGTCACCCTTAGGGTCGGGATTGAATGAAGAAGTTAAGGCTTTGACGGTCTACGACGGTAAACTAATAGCTGGTGGCTGGTTCACAATCGCCGACGGAGATAGTGCCAGATTCATCGCTGAATGGGACGGCTCTACCTGGCACAATCTGGGCGCAGGTATGAACTGGGTGGTCAACGCACTCACCGTCCACAATGGCTTGTTAATCGCCGGTGGTGATTTCACAACTGCTGGTGGGATTCCAATCTCCCGCGTAGCTGCCTGGGACGGCTCATCCTGGTCAGCCCTGGGGCCCGGCAGGGGTTTAGCGGTCTATTCACTTACTACTTACGATGGCAAACTCATCGCGGGGACGGTGGGCATTGTCTCGTGGGACGGCTCCACCTGGACAACGCTCACCTCCGGAACTGATCCAGCCTCAGCCCTTGTTCTCGATGTATATTCCGGAAAGCTGATCGCGGGTGGCCATTATACCGACTTTGCGGGCCACGAGTATGACGGGATCGCCGCCTGGGATGGCAGCACCTGGACGCCGCTCGGGTCGGGAATATCCTATTATGGGGCAACTGTGTACGCGCTCGCCACATACGCTGGGCGTCTTTGTGCGGGGGGAAACTTCGGAACAGCAGGAGACAAGGTCTCGGTGGACATTGCCATGTGGACCAAGAGCGCGGACGCCGACGGGGACGGCATCGCTGATGGCGATGACAACTGTCCATCGGTGTCTAATCTGGATCAGGCAGACGCCGATGGTGATGGACGAGGCGATGCCTGCGATAACTGCATCTGGGCGGCCAACCCCGGGCAGGAGGACGCCGACCAGGACGGAGTCGGCGACGTCTGTTCTTTCTCGGAGTCGACACCACCAGGTAATGACGTCAATGTGCAACTGGGCACTGACGTAAGCGTGACGTTTGACGGGGTTGACGAGGGAGGCAGTACAGCCATGACCATGACCCCGACCGCTACCGGTCCCGGCGGCTTTCAGGTGGTACCTTCCGACGCGCCGATTACCTACAACATTTCTACCGACGCCGCATACTCCGGCCTGATTCAGGTGTGCATCGACTATGACGACGCGGGTATGTCAGCCGAGGAAGAGCAGGCGCTGACCATGCAGCATTACACCGGGTCGGGCTGGGAGGATATTACTGTAGTGGGATATCCGGATGTTCTGAACAACGTCATCTGCGGAGAGACGTCGTCGCTCTCGCCGTTCGTGTTGGCCTTCCCGATCGGCTGCTGTGTGGCCCGGGTCGGCGACGCCAACGGGAGCGGCGAGGACGAGCCGACGATCGGCGACGTTACC
- a CDS encoding FtsX-like permease family protein, with amino-acid sequence MIPPSYAIRNIAKRKITSTLTILGISLVVFVFAGSLMLSNGLHETLVATGHPANVTVIRRASQTEVQSIINFDQAQVVKSAPEMSRDENGNPYLANEVYVLISLPKRATGDEANIVVRGVNDMSMALRPNVKLIEGRMWQDPGSEIIAGRSASERYQGCGIGEKVRFGARDWTVVGLFDAGGTGYESEIWCDIIQASDAFRRPVYSSLTLRLADTSQFDSFKARIENDPRLPLDVKREKDYYASQSRTISTFINVAGTVISFIFSLGAIVGAMITMYAAVANRTKEIGTLRALGFSRFSVLTVFLFEALIISLTGGLVGVAAAYFLNFLQISTTNWDTFSELAFNFRLSSSILIQALIFSLVMGLLGGFLPAVRASRLRIVESLRA; translated from the coding sequence ATGATCCCTCCGAGTTATGCCATAAGAAATATCGCGAAGCGGAAGATAACTTCCACGCTGACCATCCTCGGCATCAGCCTCGTGGTATTTGTCTTCGCCGGCTCGCTCATGCTGTCAAACGGCCTGCATGAGACGCTGGTTGCAACCGGGCATCCGGCCAACGTGACGGTCATCCGCAGGGCGTCGCAAACCGAGGTGCAATCCATCATCAACTTTGACCAGGCACAGGTCGTAAAGAGCGCGCCGGAAATGTCACGCGACGAGAACGGCAATCCCTATCTGGCCAACGAAGTGTACGTTCTGATAAGTTTGCCCAAACGGGCCACCGGCGATGAGGCAAACATCGTTGTGCGCGGGGTGAATGATATGTCCATGGCGCTGCGCCCCAACGTGAAACTGATCGAGGGACGGATGTGGCAAGACCCCGGCTCCGAGATCATTGCCGGCAGATCGGCGTCGGAGCGTTATCAGGGCTGCGGAATCGGCGAGAAGGTGCGATTCGGCGCTCGCGATTGGACGGTAGTGGGGCTCTTCGATGCCGGCGGCACCGGCTACGAATCGGAAATCTGGTGCGACATCATACAGGCCTCCGACGCATTTCGCCGTCCTGTCTATTCCTCGCTGACGCTGCGTTTGGCCGATACAAGCCAGTTCGATTCGTTCAAGGCCAGGATCGAGAATGATCCGCGGCTGCCCCTGGACGTTAAGCGCGAGAAGGACTACTACGCTTCCCAGTCCCGCACGATCAGCACTTTCATCAACGTTGCCGGCACGGTGATCAGCTTCATATTCAGCCTCGGGGCGATTGTGGGTGCGATGATAACGATGTACGCCGCGGTCGCCAATCGCACCAAGGAGATCGGTACCCTCCGTGCGCTCGGATTCAGCCGCTTCAGTGTGCTGACCGTATTCTTGTTCGAAGCGTTGATTATATCACTCACCGGTGGATTGGTGGGTGTAGCGGCCGCTTATTTCCTGAACTTCCTGCAGATTTCGACTACCAACTGGGATACGTTTTCAGAACTCGCCTTCAATTTCCGCTTGTCATCATCGATCCTGATCCAGGCCCTGATATTTTCGCTCGTCATGGGTCTGCTCGGCGGCTTTCTGCCCGCCGTGCGGGCATCACGGCTGCGCATCGTGGAATCGTTGCGGGCGTGA
- a CDS encoding prephenate dehydrogenase, which translates to MALGDLRLGILGLGQIGGSIASCLSSGGACGNIVGFDPRTELTAAALERRAVNGVASSEAELIALSDIVVIAVPVVAIMAILQRHHDALRPKVAVTDTGSVKQDITQIAESLDLCDFVGGHPLAGTEKRGVDSWNGTLFKDANYFLTPGESADSQAYAVVNELTAALGARAIRVSAPWHDQVIAVTSSLPHLLAYSLSHVFQQLPSIETDKNELRSSSYDGATRVAESDPEMVFQILWQNRRYLRPALSALMEQLAASGEALDSADEGRLRRFIGRI; encoded by the coding sequence ATGGCGCTCGGCGATCTCAGGCTGGGGATCCTTGGTCTGGGGCAGATCGGTGGATCGATAGCCTCATGCTTGAGTTCCGGGGGCGCGTGCGGCAACATCGTAGGATTTGATCCGCGGACAGAATTGACGGCTGCAGCGCTGGAGAGGCGCGCGGTGAACGGCGTTGCCTCGTCCGAAGCTGAATTAATTGCTCTGAGCGATATCGTAGTAATCGCCGTGCCGGTTGTGGCTATCATGGCTATCCTGCAGAGACACCACGACGCGCTAAGGCCAAAAGTAGCTGTGACTGACACCGGTTCGGTCAAGCAGGACATAACGCAAATAGCCGAGAGCCTGGATTTGTGCGATTTCGTTGGCGGACACCCGCTCGCCGGAACGGAAAAGCGCGGTGTCGATTCGTGGAACGGGACGCTTTTCAAGGATGCGAACTACTTTCTTACACCAGGTGAGTCCGCCGACAGTCAAGCCTACGCCGTCGTAAACGAACTTACAGCGGCACTGGGAGCGAGGGCAATTAGAGTGAGCGCGCCATGGCATGATCAGGTAATCGCGGTGACCAGCAGCCTGCCGCATCTTCTCGCCTACTCGCTTTCTCACGTCTTCCAGCAACTACCCTCCATTGAAACTGACAAAAACGAACTTCGCTCGTCCAGTTATGATGGGGCTACCCGCGTTGCCGAGTCGGACCCCGAAATGGTATTCCAAATACTCTGGCAGAATCGGCGTTACCTGCGGCCGGCGCTCTCGGCCCTTATGGAGCAACTGGCGGCGTCCGGCGAAGCGCTGGACTCGGCAGATGAGGGGCGTCTGCGTAGATTCATCGGCAGGATTTGA
- a CDS encoding efflux RND transporter periplasmic adaptor subunit translates to MNQLNAGSSDLSALKIDRNRQSGPPGRWKRWLHLLWILLPIVVYLGYRIAIKEVTPALKVKTDVVRFLSGSDAAVELVATGYVVAQVKADVSAKATGLLKRIYVEEGDSVLSGQVLAELDNQDLVAAVDLARANLKQAQADSITAELNYNRQRDLRAKGLTSDELLENAVAGYHKAMAGVDAMKANLRAAEVAYENSIIRAPFKGTILTKQADIGEMVAPLAAGVSSRGAVVTMADMTSLEVEADVSESNIQKVIVGQPCEIVLDAYPQVRYEGRVKKIIPTADRTRATVLTKVSFDKIDSRVLPEMSARVNFLLVKSDSSEAPPTSALVASSDAVTQRDGQAVVFRAQEGYARKAIVVVGRQLGNVREIISGLSAGDRVILSPPGGLKDGDKIEEVPQL, encoded by the coding sequence ATGAACCAACTCAATGCCGGCAGCAGTGACCTTTCGGCTCTAAAGATAGATCGCAACCGACAATCCGGCCCTCCCGGACGGTGGAAACGGTGGCTGCACCTGCTCTGGATCCTGTTGCCGATAGTTGTCTATCTGGGCTATCGGATCGCGATCAAGGAAGTCACTCCTGCCCTAAAAGTAAAAACCGATGTCGTGAGATTTCTGTCAGGCTCCGATGCCGCCGTGGAGCTGGTCGCCACGGGCTACGTGGTAGCGCAGGTAAAAGCCGATGTATCGGCCAAAGCCACCGGACTCCTCAAACGTATATATGTTGAAGAGGGTGATTCGGTCTTGTCCGGTCAGGTGCTGGCCGAGCTTGACAATCAGGATTTGGTTGCAGCGGTCGACCTGGCTCGCGCCAATCTGAAGCAGGCGCAGGCGGATTCCATCACCGCCGAGCTCAACTACAATCGCCAGCGTGACCTTCGCGCCAAAGGGTTAACCTCGGATGAGCTGCTCGAAAACGCGGTGGCCGGATATCACAAAGCGATGGCGGGTGTCGACGCCATGAAGGCCAATTTGCGGGCGGCCGAAGTCGCGTATGAAAACAGCATCATTCGCGCGCCCTTCAAGGGTACGATCCTTACCAAGCAGGCGGATATCGGCGAGATGGTGGCGCCGCTGGCCGCCGGGGTATCGTCGCGCGGGGCGGTAGTAACCATGGCCGACATGACCTCGCTGGAGGTGGAAGCTGATGTCTCCGAGTCGAACATCCAGAAAGTGATTGTAGGACAGCCGTGCGAGATCGTTCTTGACGCCTACCCGCAGGTCAGGTACGAGGGCCGGGTCAAGAAGATCATTCCCACGGCCGATCGCACCCGGGCCACGGTGCTGACCAAAGTGTCGTTTGACAAAATCGACAGCCGGGTGCTGCCGGAAATGTCGGCCAGGGTCAATTTTCTGCTGGTCAAAAGTGACTCCTCGGAGGCCCCGCCGACTTCGGCACTGGTGGCAAGCAGCGACGCAGTAACCCAGCGCGATGGACAGGCAGTCGTGTTTCGTGCCCAGGAGGGGTACGCGCGAAAGGCGATCGTTGTTGTCGGGCGGCAGCTCGGTAATGTGCGGGAGATTATCAGCGGCCTCTCTGCGGGAGACCGAGTGATCCTATCGCCCCCGGGTGGACTCAAGGATGGGGACAAAATAGAAGAAGTTCCGCAACTCTAA
- a CDS encoding ABC transporter ATP-binding protein, protein MSAPIVQIQGLFKSYYRGSLEIPVLHNINLDIPQGQFVTLMGPSGSGKTTLLNLIAGIDKPTAGSLAVAGEDVTRLSEGALAKWRARHIGFIFQFYNLLPVLTAFENVELPLLLTSLSRKARREHVETALSIVGLSDRMKHYPRQLSGGQEQRVAIARAIVSDPTLLLADEPTGDLDKTSAEEILTLVTRLNKEFGKTIVMVTHDQRAAEKATVIRHLDKGELQ, encoded by the coding sequence ATGAGCGCACCTATTGTCCAAATTCAGGGCCTTTTCAAGTCGTATTACCGTGGGTCTCTTGAAATACCGGTTCTGCACAACATCAACCTGGATATCCCGCAGGGGCAGTTTGTTACCCTCATGGGGCCATCGGGGTCGGGGAAAACCACCCTGCTCAACCTGATCGCGGGTATAGACAAGCCGACCGCCGGCAGTCTCGCGGTCGCGGGCGAGGATGTCACTCGCCTCAGTGAGGGCGCTCTGGCCAAATGGCGAGCGCGCCATATCGGGTTCATCTTTCAGTTCTACAACCTGCTGCCCGTCCTGACGGCGTTCGAAAATGTGGAGCTTCCGCTCTTGTTGACCAGTCTCTCGCGCAAAGCACGGCGCGAACATGTGGAAACGGCGCTATCGATTGTCGGCCTATCCGACAGAATGAAACATTATCCCCGCCAGCTCTCGGGCGGTCAGGAGCAGCGGGTGGCGATTGCGCGGGCGATCGTCTCGGACCCCACCCTGCTTCTGGCCGATGAGCCGACCGGTGATCTGGATAAAACCTCGGCGGAAGAAATCTTGACCCTGGTCACGCGCCTGAACAAGGAGTTCGGCAAGACCATTGTGATGGTCACTCACGATCAGCGAGCCGCCGAAAAAGCCACCGTGATCCGGCATCTCGACAAAGGGGAACTTCAGTAA
- a CDS encoding PLP-dependent aminotransferase family protein, whose translation MNTNWAPALASHDELLYLSIAKAIAEDVDRGNLKLGVRLPTQRELADRLGVALGTVTRAYAEAERRGLIRSEGRRGTFVGPPMSSRAVLTAISSASPHGIDLSKNHPSYALDPDLSSALKMIARGPRVAELLHYPPAAGLMRHRQAGAAWLNRIGIEATPESVFLTTGAQHALAVIFSAETRPGDIIVSERYTYPGVRALAEQLDLQMVAVPNDDQGILPDALDTVCRQRTVRLLYCNPSLNNPTNIVYPQARRVEIAAVAARHGLIVVEDEINRPLLVDPPSTLADALPEQTFLVISASKALAAGLRVGFVRAPSKAHQRVIDSLNASCLGAPPLMAELFTNWLENGTIDQVISERRAETAARQELAAAMLTGFNHRGHPNSYHVWLELPEGWSGLKLAMEAQVRGVLVTPAEAFAVDRKSPTGAVRLSLVVPPSVDSLKTGLKTVIGLLRGDASHHLATV comes from the coding sequence ATGAATACAAACTGGGCACCTGCGCTTGCGTCTCACGACGAACTTCTGTACCTGTCGATCGCTAAAGCGATAGCCGAGGATGTCGATAGGGGCAATCTCAAGCTTGGTGTGAGGCTCCCCACCCAGAGGGAGCTCGCCGACCGGCTCGGGGTAGCCCTCGGGACCGTCACCCGCGCCTATGCTGAGGCCGAAAGGCGGGGCCTGATACGAAGCGAGGGGCGTCGCGGAACGTTTGTCGGGCCGCCGATGAGCAGCCGGGCGGTGCTGACTGCCATTTCGAGCGCGTCGCCGCACGGTATCGACCTGAGCAAGAATCATCCGTCGTACGCCCTTGATCCTGACCTTAGCTCCGCTCTGAAAATGATCGCGCGAGGTCCGCGAGTGGCCGAGTTGCTGCACTATCCTCCCGCGGCCGGCCTGATGCGGCACCGCCAGGCCGGAGCCGCCTGGCTCAACCGCATAGGAATTGAGGCGACTCCTGAATCAGTGTTCCTGACCACCGGCGCCCAGCATGCACTGGCGGTGATATTCTCCGCGGAAACCCGGCCGGGCGACATAATTGTCTCCGAGCGGTACACGTACCCCGGTGTGAGGGCTCTGGCCGAACAACTCGATCTCCAGATGGTGGCGGTGCCCAACGATGATCAGGGAATTCTGCCCGATGCGCTCGATACGGTCTGCCGCCAGCGGACGGTCAGACTGCTCTATTGCAATCCGTCGCTCAACAACCCGACCAACATCGTATATCCGCAGGCACGACGGGTCGAGATTGCCGCGGTGGCGGCTCGCCACGGGCTTATAGTCGTGGAGGATGAAATCAACCGTCCGCTGCTAGTCGACCCACCGTCCACTCTGGCCGATGCGCTGCCGGAACAAACGTTTCTGGTGATATCGGCGTCGAAAGCGCTGGCGGCCGGCCTGCGAGTCGGCTTCGTGCGAGCGCCGTCGAAAGCCCACCAGCGTGTAATTGACAGCTTGAATGCCTCCTGCCTCGGCGCACCGCCGCTGATGGCAGAACTGTTTACCAACTGGCTTGAGAATGGGACAATCGACCAGGTCATTTCAGAGCGCCGCGCCGAAACCGCCGCCCGACAGGAATTGGCCGCGGCCATGCTCACCGGATTCAACCACCGGGGACATCCCAACAGCTACCACGTCTGGCTGGAGCTTCCCGAGGGCTGGAGCGGTTTGAAACTGGCGATGGAGGCCCAGGTGCGCGGCGTGCTGGTGACCCCGGCGGAGGCATTCGCGGTGGATCGCAAGTCGCCCACCGGTGCGGTCCGGTTGTCCCTTGTGGTTCCGCCCTCTGTCGACAGTCTCAAGACCGGACTGAAGACTGTGATCGGCCTCTTGCGCGGTGATGCCAGCCATCATCTGGCGACCGTGTAA